The Boseongicola sp. DNA segment TTGCGCGAAACCCGCGGGCACGCTCGGCGAATTTGCGGGTTGGACGGCGCACGGAAGTCGCTGCGGGGCCAGTGGATCGTTCGAAGTTAGGTATGCCGAAATTGTCTATGGGGGGCAAATAGATGCGCTCGGTCTTTTATGTGATGACGGCTTTGATGGTCATGGGATTGGCGGTTTGGGCGTATCGTCAGAACTATGAAACACAAGCCAGCTTGCGCGAAGTGAAGACTTTGCAGTCGGAGATTGCGGATTTGCGCGAGCGGGCTGGGGTTTTGCGGGCCGAGTGGGCCTATCTGAACCGGCCTGAGCGGTTGGCGGATTTGGCGGATATGAATTTTGACCGGCTGGGGCTGTTGCCGCTTCGCCCGGACCACTTTGGATATATCGATCAGATCACTTACCCAATTGAGCCGCTGGCACCGATCACGGTGCCGATTGATGTGATGAGCAGGTTGGGAGAGGGGCAATGACGCGCACTCCTCTACGACCATTGGCACGGATATTGGCTGCGCGGCGCGAGGGTGAGAACCCGGATTCGATTGAGCGACAGAACCTGAAGGAGCGCCACGAGGCGGACCGGGATGGTGCGCGCGAGCGGGCCGAAGGGCGGTTGCTGATCATTGGGGTGTTCTTCCTTTGTGCGTTTATGATGGTCGGGCTGAAGATGTCGGTGTTGGCGGGGTCGGACCCGGCTGAGCCGCGTGCGGCGGCGACGGGCGCCCAGATTGTGGCGGGGCGTGCGGACATCACGGATCGGAATGGGCGTATTCTGGCCACGAACTTGTCGACCCATGCGCTATATGCGCAACCGCCGATCATGATTGATGCTGAACGGTCGGCGCGTGAACTGGCGAAGATTTTTCCTGACCTCGATGGTGAGAAACTGCGCAAGCAATTTACCGGAGCGCGAAAGTTTGTCTGGATCAAGCGGCGGATTTCACCTGAACAACAGCAGGCGGTTTTCGATATCGGTGACCCCGGTTTGCAGTTTGGACCGCGCGAGATGCGGCTTTACCCGAATGGGCGTGTTGCGGCGCATATTCTGGGTGGTGCTGGTTTCGGGCGCGAGGGCGTGAGTTCTGCCGAGATTATCGGTGTCGCCGGGATTGAGAAAGCGCTGGATGATACTTTGCGCGATCCGGGACGTGGTGATGTTGCGGTGTCCTTATCGCTGGATCTGACGGTTCAGGCGGCAGTTGAACGGGTGCTGGAAGGCGGCATGAAGCTGATGAACGCCAAGGGTGCGGCGGCAGTTCTGATGAATGTGCATACGGGCGAGATCGTCTCGATGGCAAGTCTGCCGGACTTTGATCCGAATGACAGACCACGACCTTTGACTGAAGGCGATCCGGGGGATTCTCCGCTGTTTAATCGTGCCGTGCAGGGTGTTTACGAATTAGGGTCGACGTTCAAGATCTTTGCTGTGGCGCAGGGGATTGATGAGAAGATCGTCAGCCGGTCGACCATGGTGGATATCAAGGGGCCGCTTCGCTGGGGCAAGCACAAGATCCGGGATTTCCGCAATTACGGAAAGGCGTTGTCGGTTGAAGATGTCATAGTGAAGTCGTCGAATATCGGCACGGCACGGATTGCCCAGAAGATCGGGATCGAACGCCAGCACGACTTTCTAGGCGACCTTGGGTTGCTGAAGGCAACACCGGTGGAATTGGTGGAAGCGCGCGGCGCGAAGCCGTTGTTGCCTAAGAACTGGTCGGAGATTTCGACCATGACGATTTCCTACGGCCACGGGATTTCCGCAAGCCCGCTGCATCTGGCGACGGCCTATGCCTCGTTGCTGAACGGCGGCATTCAGGTGCAACCGACTCTATTAAAGCAAGACGTTGCAGTGGTTGGACCGCGCGTTGTCAGCGCCGATACTTCACGGCAGGCGCGTGAGATGTTGCGGCAGGTTGTGACCCGTGGGACGGCCAGTTTTGGAGAAGTTCCGGGGTATCGTGTGGGAGGCAAGACTGGCACGGCTGATAAGCCGAAGGCACGCGGAGGCGGATACTACGAGGACAAGGTGATTGCGACGTTTGCCAGCGTGTTTCCCGTGGACGATCCGCAGTATGTTTTGGTGGTGTCGTTGGATGAGCCGGTTGAGACCAGCGGCAAGGAACCACGCAGGACTGCGGGCTGGACTGCGGTGCCTGTGGCGGCTGAGGTCATTCGCCGCGTTGCGCCATTGTTGGGGCTGGCACCGGAGGTTGGCGCTTTGCCACGGACAGGTGTAACACTGGCGAGAAACTAACCACGCGAGGCGACTATAGCGATGCAGACCCGGGCCAGGACAAAAACGCTTGCCGAGCTTGGGCTGACTGCGCGCAATGCTAATGGTGTGCGGATAACCGGTCTGGCAGTGGATAGTCGCGACGTCAAAGAGGGCAATTTGTTTGCCGCTTTGCCTGGTACCACGGTGCATGGGGCTGAATTTATTCATTATGCCATACGGATGCGCGCGGGTGCGGTTCTGACAGATCGCGAGGGGGTATCGCTGGCCTCGGATATCTTGCGCGACAGTGGTGTTCCATTGGTTGTGGCCGAAGACCCGCGCGAGGCGCTGGCGTTTACTGCATCGCTTTGGTTCGAGGCACAGCCCGAGGTCATCGTGGCCGCAACCGGCACCAATGGTAAAACCAGTGTGGCGACATTTGCCCGTCAGATCTGGGCCGAGATGGGGGCCGAGGCAGTCAATCTGGGCACGACAGGGGTTGAAGGGGCTTTCACCGCGCCGTTGCAGCATACGACACCGGAACCGATTACCCTGCACAAGATGCTGGCGCGGATCGCGGATGCGGGGATAACCCATGCTGCGATGGAGGCTTCATCTCACGGATTGGCGCAAAAGCGGTTGGACGGTGTGCGGCTGTCGGCGGCAGCGTTCACCAACCTGAGCCAGGACCATCTGGATTATCACGATACGTTTGAAGAGTATTTTGAGGCCAAGGCGGGTCTGTTTGACCGCGTGTTGCCGGACGATGGTACGGCGGTGATCAATATAGATGACGCTTGGGGTCCGCGCATGGCGGATGTGGTTGATGCACGGGGGCAGGATTTGCTGACCGTCGGGCGCAGCGAAGGCGCGGCCATTCAGATATTGGGCCAGCGGTTTGATGCGACAGGGCAGGAATGCCGGTTTGAATGGGGCGGCAAGGTTCGGCAAGTGCGTTTGGGATTGATCGGTGGGTTTCAGGCCGAGAATGCGCTGATGGCGGCTGGGCTTTGTATTGCGACGGGCGCTGATCCCGACGAGACTTTTGACAGTTTGCACGCTTTGGAGACGGTGCGCGGGCGAATGCAGTTTGCGGCGCGGCGCGATAATGGGGCGACGGTGTTTGTTGATTATGCGCATACGCCTGAAGCTTTGGCGACGGCGCTTCGTGCGATCCGGCCACATGTGTTAGGTCGGCTGATCGTGGTTTTCGGTGCCGGAGGTGATCGTGATACCGGGAAGCGACCTTTGATGGGCGAGGCGGCGGCGCGAAATGCGGATGTTGTGATCGTGACGGATGACAATCCGCGCAGTGAGGAGCCAAGTGTAATTCGGGCGGCTGTGAAGGCGGGAACCGAGGGGTGTCCGGCAGAAGTGACCGAAGTTGGTGATCGGGCCGAGGCGATATTGCGCGGTGTCGATGCCTTGGGTGCAGGCGATACGTTGTTGATTGCGGGCAAGGGCCACGAGACGGGTCAGGTCGTTGGCGATGATGTGTTGCCTTTTGATGATGTAGAACAGGCCAGCATCGCTGTGGCGGCGTTGGACGGTAAGGGGCTTTGAGTGTGCTTTGGACATCTGGCGACGCTACGGTGGCGACAGGCGGTGTCTTGCAGGGTGGTGCCTGGGAAGCCACGGGCGTTTCGATTGATACACGCACGATTGAGCCGGGGGATTTGTTCGTGGCGCTGACAGATGTGCGCGACGGGCATGATTTCGTGGCGGATGCGTTGGCGAAGGGTGCGGTGGCGGCGTTGGTGTCGCGGGTGCCGGATGGCGTTGGGCCTGATGCGGCGTTGTTGGTGGTTGATGATGTGTTGGCGGGCTTGGAGCGGCTGGGAGTCGCGGCACGAGCGCGGACCGGTGCGAAGGTGATTGCCGTGACGGGGTCGGCAGGGAAAACCTCGACCAAGGAGATGTTGCGGCAGGTGTTGGCTGGGCAGGGACAGACCCATGCGGCTGAGGCGAGTTACAACAATCATTGGGGCGTGCCTTTGACATTGGCGCGGATGCCGGTGGAGACGGATTTTGCGGTGATTGAGATCGGGATGAACCATCCGGGCGAGATTGCTCCTTTGGCAAAGATGACACGCCCGCATGTGGCGATAGTGACAACAGTGGCGGCAGCGCATCTGGAGGCGTTTGACGGGATTGAAGGGATCGCGCATGAGAAAGCGGCGATCTTTGAAGGACTGGAACCGGGCGGCGCAGCGGTGTTTAATGCTGACGTTGAGACTGCCGGAATTTTGCGTGCGAAAGCAGAGGCTTGCGTAGAGACGGCAATCGGATTTGGCGCGTTGCCGGGGGCGCTTTTGCAGGCGGATGATATTCGATTGTCCGAACATGCCAGCGTTGTGCAGGGACAATTTCGAGGCGAGCCGTTTCTATTTAAAGTCGGAGCACCGGGACGGCATTTCGCAATGAACGCCTTGGCGGTATATGGTGCTGCCTGTCTGGCAGGCGCTGACCCGGCGGTGCTGGCCTGCGATATCGGGCAATGGAGCGCACCGGTTGGGCGCGGACAGCGCGAGCGCATTGCATTGGATCCTGTGCTGGATCACTCCATCGAGCTTATCGACGATGCCTTCAATGCCAATCCGGCCTCAATGGCGGCGGCGTTCTGGGTGTTGTCAGTGATCCCGGTGGAAGACGGCGTGGGGCGCATCGGCAAAGGACGGCGGATCGCAATCCTGGGTGACATGTTAGAGCTTGGAGACAGCGAAGAGGCCTTGCACGCAGGTCTGGCCGAGCATCCGGCGATGGCATCGATTGATCGGGTCCATTGTGTAGGCCCGAGAATGCGCGCCCTTTATGAGGCAATTGGTGAAGAAAAGCGCGGAAGGTGGGTGGACTCCGCTGAGGCTTTGGCTTCTCAGACGCACCAATTGGTGGATGCAGGCGACGTGGTGCTGGTTAAGGGCTCGAAGGGGAGCCGAGTCAGTCTGGTGGTTGATGCACTGAAGAAACTTGGGCAACAGCCCGCGCGCGTAATGGCGAAGGGACAGGCATAGATGCTATATTGGTTAACCCTATTTTCCGACGGCGGGGACGCCTTCAACCTGTTCAGATATATCACTTTTCGGGCCGGTGGCGCATTCTTTACCGCTTTAATTTTCGGGTTCATTTTTGGCCGCCCACTGATCAATGCCTTGCGACGCAAACAAGGTAAGGGACAGCCCATTCGGGAAGATGGTCCTGAGGGTCATTTTTCCAAGGCGGGAACGCCGACGATGGGCGGGTTGCTGATTGTGGGTGCGGTTCTGACGGCAACCCTGATGTGGGCGCGGCTGGACAATCCTTTTGTGTGGATGGTTCTGGCCGTCACCATGGGCTTTGCCGCCATCGGATTTGCGGATGACTATGCCAAAGTTTCCAAGCAGTCGTCGGGCGGTGTGTCCGGACGGGTGCGTTTGGGTCTTGGTTTCATTATTGCGGGTGTCGCGGCCTATTGGGCGTCGATGTATCATCAGGGGGATTTGCAGTATTCAGTGGCCTTTCCCGTGTTGAAAGATTTGCTGCTATATATGGGCGTTTTGTTCATTCCATTTGCGATGATTGTGATCGTTGGGGCGGCGAATGCGGTGAACCTGACGGACGGGTTGGACGGGTTGGCGATTATGCCGGTGATGATTGCGGCGGGAACACTGGGCGTCATTGCCTATGCGGTTGGGCGGACAGATTTTACCCAATATCTGGACGTGCACTACGTTGAAGGCACAGGCGAACTGCTGATATTTACTGCCGGGTTGATCGGCGGGGGTCTTGGATTTCTATGGTACAACGCACCCCCGGCGGCAGTATTCATGGGCGACACGGGTTCGCTGGCCCTTGGCGGGGCATTGGGCGCGATTGCAGTGGCCACAAAGCACGAGATTGTTCTGGGAATTGTTGGCGGTTTGTTCGTTGTTGAGGCGTTGAGTGTGATCATTCAGGTTGCCTATTTCAAAATGACCGGAAAGCGTGTGTTTCTGATGGCACCAATTCACCATCACTTTGAAAAGCAGGGCTGGGCCGAGCCGCAGATTGTGATCCGGTTTTGGATCATCTCGTTGATCCTGGCATTGATTGGGCTGGCGACGCTGAAAGTTCGGTAAAGGGCTGCGATCTGGCGATCGCAGGCGTGATGTTTTGCCGGGGATTTTGCATCCCCGGACCCCTGCAGAGTATTTCCACCAGAAAGAATGTCCCGAGGTGGCGCTTGGCTTGTCTGTTGGAGGGGCTTGGGGCAATGTCGGCCCGACGGATTTCAAGGGCTCACTGAAAGGGACGAGATGGGATTTCTTTTGCGCTGGGCTGCGGCCTTTGTCCTTTTGGTGGCAACGTTTAACCCCACAGATGTGAATTATGTGCGCTGGGCTTTGGCGAGCTGGCAGGAGCAAATGCCATTGGCGGTGTTGTTCGGGTTGGTTCTGGCAGTGGGCTATGTGCTTTTTCTGACCGCGATGCTGCGGGGAATTGGCCAGTTTGGAGCCGTTTTGGTTTTGGCGGTGATCGGAGCCTTGATCTGGGTGTTGTTCGATTTCGGGCTGTTGTCGTTGGATAATCGCAGTGCGCTGACATGGATTGCTTTGCTGGCACTTTCCTTTGTTCTGGCGGTGGGGATGTATTGGGGCATTCTGTGGCGGCGGATATCCGGACAATTGGAAGTGGACGACGAGGGCGAGGCGTGACGCGATGATCCCGGTGCATGGATATGAAGGGCGGCGCGTTGTCGTATTGGGGCTGGGCCGGTCGGGCATGTCCGCGGCGCGGTCTTTGAAGGCGGGCGGTGCAGAGGCGCTGTGTTGGGACGATAGCGAGGCGGCGCGGGTTCGGGCCGAGGACGAAGGCTTGGTTGTGCATGACGTGACCAAGGCCGGGTCTTGGGAGGATGTGGCGGCTTTGATCGTGTCGCCGGGTATTCCGCATCTTTATCCTGAACCCAACAAATGGGTGGCACGCGCCATGGCGGCGGGTGTGCCGGTGGACAATGATATCGGGTTGTTTTTCAGATCGTTCGCCAATGGGACTTGGGAGCATTTCGCGGTTGCGCCACGGGTGATTGCAGTGACCGGGTCGAACGGAAAGTCGACCACGGCGGCATTGATTCAGCATTGTCTGGAGGCGGCGGGACGCGAGAGCCAGTTGGCTGGCAACATCGGGCGCGGGGTTTTGGACATTGATCCGCCGGGGGATGGCGGGATCGTGGTGTTGGAGCTGTCTTCTTATCAGACCGAATTGGCGCGGGCGATGACCCCGGACGTGGCGGTGTTTACCAATCTGACGCCGGATCATCTGGACCGGCATGGCGGGATGGGGGGATACTTTGCAGCCAAGCGGCGATTGTTTGCGGAAGGCGGGCCGGATAGGGCGGTGATCGGCGTGGACGAAGCCGAGGGGCGATATCTGGTCAATCAATTGTCGGAAGGGCCGGGGGATGATCGGGTGATCCGGGTTTCAGCGGCCGAAAAGCTGGACGGCGTGGGTTGGTCGGTTTTTGCGCGGAAAGGCTTTTTGGCAGAGTATCGCAAGGCGCGGCAGGTGGCCTCGATTGATTTGCGGGGCGTGCGTGGGCTGCCTGGGGCGCATAATCATCAGAATGCTTGCGCGGCCTATGCGGCTTGCCGGGCAGTGGGGATCGCGCCGCGAATGCTGGAGGATGCGTTCCAGACGTTTGGCGGGTTGCCGCACCGGTCGCAGGTGGTCGCCGAGGTTGGGGGGGTTCAATATGTGAATGACTCCAAGGCGACGAATGTGGATAGCGCGGCCAAGGCGCTGGCTGCATTCAAGAAAATTCGCTGGATTGTCGGTGGTCAGGTGAAGGATGGCGGCCTTGGGTCATTGCGCCCGATGATGGGATCGGTTGTGAAGTCCTATGTGATCGGGCGACATGCGGCCGATGTGGCGCTGGAGCTGGGTGATGTGCCGCTGGTGGTTTGCGAGACCATGGAGCGGGCTGTTGGTTTGGCGGCGCGTGAGGCTGAGGCGGGGGAGACTGTATTGTTGGCTCCGGCGGCGGCGAGTTTTGATCAATACGACAGCTTTGAGCGCCGTGGTGAGGATTTTGTCCGGCTGGTTCAGAACCTGGAGAATGAAGGGGTGGGAGAATGACGGATATGGTGCTCTGGGGCGTTTTGGGGGCGAGTAATTTTGCCAAGGAACAGATGGCTCCGGCGATCAATATGGCGAATGGTGCTGAGCTGGCGGCAATTGCCACTTCGGACCCTGCCAAGGCTGAACCCTTTCGGGCGTTTGCGCCGGGGTTGCGGGTTTTTGAGGATTATGACGCCATGCTGGCCGATCCGGATATTGATGCGATCTATGTTCCACTGCCGAACCATCTGCATGTTGAGTGGACGCTGAAAGTGCTGGCAGCGGGCAAGGCGGTCTTGTGTGAAAAGCCGATTGCGATGAGTGCCGGGGAGTTCGATCAGTTGATTGCGGCGCGGGATGCGTCGGGTTTGCTGGCGGCGGAAGCCTATATGATTGTGCATCATCCGCAGTGGCAGCGCGCACGTGAACTGGTGCAGGGCGGTGCGATTGGGGACCTGACCCATGTGGATGGGTTTTTCAGCTATAACAATGCCTTGGACACTGATAATATTCGCAATCGGCCAGAGACGGGGGGTGGGTCCCTGCCGGATATTGGCGTTTACACCATGGGGTCGGCGCGGTTTGTCACCGGCGAAGAACCTGTCAGTGCGACAGCAGAAATCGTCTGGGAGAATGGTGTGGATGTGACCACCCATGCGACGGCGAATTTCCCGTCATTTAGGTTTCAGGCGACGACATCGATGCGGATGCATCCCCGCCAGGAAATGACGTTTCATGGGGCGGACGGGATCATTCGGCTGACGGCCCCGTATAATGCCAGCGTCTTTGGCGAGGCGAGATTAGAGATACATCGCAATACGCACAAACCTGGTGGTGCGCCTGCTGTGACCGTTGAGCGGTGGCCGGGGGCCAATCACTATGTCTTGCAGGTTGAGAACTTTGGCCGGGCGATGCGGGGAGAGATCGACTATCCCTGTCCGCTGGAGTTCAGTCGGGGCACGCAGGCGATGATTGATATGGTGTTTGCGGCTGCCAATAAGGCGGAGAGCTAGGGCTGCAACTGCCCGAATCTAACGCGTGAACGGAGCGAATTAGGGCTGTCTGTATCGCGTCGGTAATACGTCGGTATTGCGTCGGTGCCATCGAACGGTGGGTTTTGGTTTCATTTACTTGTTGGAATCGGATTTCGACGCGAAATCCGGGGAGCGGGCTGGTGCCCGCTTGCCTTCGGCGAGGATATTTTTGGGCCGATAATGGACCCGTCAGGTCACCGAATGCCTTGGAACGCGAGAATGTGCAGCGATGCCCCAGGTCGCGTGGACGATCAGTGCTCGGTCTTGGCAAAATCGATGCGGACGGAACGGGCACCGGGGAAGAGTTTTGCGCGAAGATCGTCAGGCACGTTGAACGAGCCTGCGCCATTTGCCGACGCCATGAAGTTGACGAGACGCGGGGTCACGCGGCGGCTGTTCACCAGATCGCCAGTTGGAACGGCAATGCGGTTCATACCGCGGTTCAGACCGGTTTCAACGATATAGACGAAATCACGACCACGGCGGCGAATGGATACTGGCAAGTGATCGGCTGTGCCGGTTTCCGGTGCTTCGTTTTCATCCAGAAGCGCCTGACATTCTGCCTTTGCTGTGTCGCCAAGATCGTCTGTTTTGGTTTTCAGGCCCGGACGTGGCTTGACCATCTGCGATGCCGGCCGTGTCTGAGCCTTGGCCTTTTCCCAGTAGTCCGCATTTGTCTGACCGCTTTCACAGCGGTCTTTCAACAGGCTGTAGGCCGCGTTGATATTTGCCAGTTGGTCATTGCTGCCAACACCCCGGTCGGGGTGCATTTCGAAGGCAAGCTTTTTCCAGGCTTCGCGAATTTGGGGTTCAGAGGCATAGGCCGGAACACCAAGGATATCCTGGGCTTCGGCGACAGCTTTTGCTTTGGCAAGAGGGGTCATCTGGGGCACTACTCACTACTTTTAGAACTTTGCGCGATGCGAACATTCAAGTTGTCCGCTGACCGATCCTTTGGCGGGGTGGAAAGAGAGGCGGTGGATGCCTCGCTAACCGGATCGGTTACACAAAATTCAGTCACTCGTTACACGCACCAAACTGCTGGCGCTCTTAATGTGTAGCAAACTTTCGCCTTAATTTCGAGTTAAATGCGCGAATCTGGGGTCAAAAAACCGGATACAGATCGTTTCCAGATTTCATACATTCCAGAGAGTTTAGAAATTATCACGTCAAATTAACATCTTACATGTTTACGTCCGCGTCAACTTTGCTACGTTTAGCATTAGGAGTGTTGATGGTGTTTAAGTAGATTTAATGCAGAATTTTTATTCAAACGCTGGGATATCAGCGAATCCCACCCCCAACCGTCCCGT contains these protein-coding regions:
- a CDS encoding cell division protein FtsL encodes the protein MRSVFYVMTALMVMGLAVWAYRQNYETQASLREVKTLQSEIADLRERAGVLRAEWAYLNRPERLADLADMNFDRLGLLPLRPDHFGYIDQITYPIEPLAPITVPIDVMSRLGEGQ
- a CDS encoding penicillin-binding protein 2, with amino-acid sequence MTRTPLRPLARILAARREGENPDSIERQNLKERHEADRDGARERAEGRLLIIGVFFLCAFMMVGLKMSVLAGSDPAEPRAAATGAQIVAGRADITDRNGRILATNLSTHALYAQPPIMIDAERSARELAKIFPDLDGEKLRKQFTGARKFVWIKRRISPEQQQAVFDIGDPGLQFGPREMRLYPNGRVAAHILGGAGFGREGVSSAEIIGVAGIEKALDDTLRDPGRGDVAVSLSLDLTVQAAVERVLEGGMKLMNAKGAAAVLMNVHTGEIVSMASLPDFDPNDRPRPLTEGDPGDSPLFNRAVQGVYELGSTFKIFAVAQGIDEKIVSRSTMVDIKGPLRWGKHKIRDFRNYGKALSVEDVIVKSSNIGTARIAQKIGIERQHDFLGDLGLLKATPVELVEARGAKPLLPKNWSEISTMTISYGHGISASPLHLATAYASLLNGGIQVQPTLLKQDVAVVGPRVVSADTSRQAREMLRQVVTRGTASFGEVPGYRVGGKTGTADKPKARGGGYYEDKVIATFASVFPVDDPQYVLVVSLDEPVETSGKEPRRTAGWTAVPVAAEVIRRVAPLLGLAPEVGALPRTGVTLARN
- a CDS encoding UDP-N-acetylmuramoyl-L-alanyl-D-glutamate--2,6-diaminopimelate ligase, which gives rise to MQTRARTKTLAELGLTARNANGVRITGLAVDSRDVKEGNLFAALPGTTVHGAEFIHYAIRMRAGAVLTDREGVSLASDILRDSGVPLVVAEDPREALAFTASLWFEAQPEVIVAATGTNGKTSVATFARQIWAEMGAEAVNLGTTGVEGAFTAPLQHTTPEPITLHKMLARIADAGITHAAMEASSHGLAQKRLDGVRLSAAAFTNLSQDHLDYHDTFEEYFEAKAGLFDRVLPDDGTAVINIDDAWGPRMADVVDARGQDLLTVGRSEGAAIQILGQRFDATGQECRFEWGGKVRQVRLGLIGGFQAENALMAAGLCIATGADPDETFDSLHALETVRGRMQFAARRDNGATVFVDYAHTPEALATALRAIRPHVLGRLIVVFGAGGDRDTGKRPLMGEAAARNADVVIVTDDNPRSEEPSVIRAAVKAGTEGCPAEVTEVGDRAEAILRGVDALGAGDTLLIAGKGHETGQVVGDDVLPFDDVEQASIAVAALDGKGL
- the murF gene encoding UDP-N-acetylmuramoyl-tripeptide--D-alanyl-D-alanine ligase, producing the protein MSVLWTSGDATVATGGVLQGGAWEATGVSIDTRTIEPGDLFVALTDVRDGHDFVADALAKGAVAALVSRVPDGVGPDAALLVVDDVLAGLERLGVAARARTGAKVIAVTGSAGKTSTKEMLRQVLAGQGQTHAAEASYNNHWGVPLTLARMPVETDFAVIEIGMNHPGEIAPLAKMTRPHVAIVTTVAAAHLEAFDGIEGIAHEKAAIFEGLEPGGAAVFNADVETAGILRAKAEACVETAIGFGALPGALLQADDIRLSEHASVVQGQFRGEPFLFKVGAPGRHFAMNALAVYGAACLAGADPAVLACDIGQWSAPVGRGQRERIALDPVLDHSIELIDDAFNANPASMAAAFWVLSVIPVEDGVGRIGKGRRIAILGDMLELGDSEEALHAGLAEHPAMASIDRVHCVGPRMRALYEAIGEEKRGRWVDSAEALASQTHQLVDAGDVVLVKGSKGSRVSLVVDALKKLGQQPARVMAKGQA
- a CDS encoding phospho-N-acetylmuramoyl-pentapeptide-transferase, whose product is MLYWLTLFSDGGDAFNLFRYITFRAGGAFFTALIFGFIFGRPLINALRRKQGKGQPIREDGPEGHFSKAGTPTMGGLLIVGAVLTATLMWARLDNPFVWMVLAVTMGFAAIGFADDYAKVSKQSSGGVSGRVRLGLGFIIAGVAAYWASMYHQGDLQYSVAFPVLKDLLLYMGVLFIPFAMIVIVGAANAVNLTDGLDGLAIMPVMIAAGTLGVIAYAVGRTDFTQYLDVHYVEGTGELLIFTAGLIGGGLGFLWYNAPPAAVFMGDTGSLALGGALGAIAVATKHEIVLGIVGGLFVVEALSVIIQVAYFKMTGKRVFLMAPIHHHFEKQGWAEPQIVIRFWIISLILALIGLATLKVR
- a CDS encoding UDP-N-acetylmuramoyl-L-alanine--D-glutamate ligase, whose protein sequence is MIPVHGYEGRRVVVLGLGRSGMSAARSLKAGGAEALCWDDSEAARVRAEDEGLVVHDVTKAGSWEDVAALIVSPGIPHLYPEPNKWVARAMAAGVPVDNDIGLFFRSFANGTWEHFAVAPRVIAVTGSNGKSTTAALIQHCLEAAGRESQLAGNIGRGVLDIDPPGDGGIVVLELSSYQTELARAMTPDVAVFTNLTPDHLDRHGGMGGYFAAKRRLFAEGGPDRAVIGVDEAEGRYLVNQLSEGPGDDRVIRVSAAEKLDGVGWSVFARKGFLAEYRKARQVASIDLRGVRGLPGAHNHQNACAAYAACRAVGIAPRMLEDAFQTFGGLPHRSQVVAEVGGVQYVNDSKATNVDSAAKALAAFKKIRWIVGGQVKDGGLGSLRPMMGSVVKSYVIGRHAADVALELGDVPLVVCETMERAVGLAAREAEAGETVLLAPAAASFDQYDSFERRGEDFVRLVQNLENEGVGE
- a CDS encoding gfo/Idh/MocA family oxidoreductase, producing MTDMVLWGVLGASNFAKEQMAPAINMANGAELAAIATSDPAKAEPFRAFAPGLRVFEDYDAMLADPDIDAIYVPLPNHLHVEWTLKVLAAGKAVLCEKPIAMSAGEFDQLIAARDASGLLAAEAYMIVHHPQWQRARELVQGGAIGDLTHVDGFFSYNNALDTDNIRNRPETGGGSLPDIGVYTMGSARFVTGEEPVSATAEIVWENGVDVTTHATANFPSFRFQATTSMRMHPRQEMTFHGADGIIRLTAPYNASVFGEARLEIHRNTHKPGGAPAVTVERWPGANHYVLQVENFGRAMRGEIDYPCPLEFSRGTQAMIDMVFAAANKAES
- a CDS encoding DnaJ domain-containing protein, with the translated sequence MTPLAKAKAVAEAQDILGVPAYASEPQIREAWKKLAFEMHPDRGVGSNDQLANINAAYSLLKDRCESGQTNADYWEKAKAQTRPASQMVKPRPGLKTKTDDLGDTAKAECQALLDENEAPETGTADHLPVSIRRRGRDFVYIVETGLNRGMNRIAVPTGDLVNSRRVTPRLVNFMASANGAGSFNVPDDLRAKLFPGARSVRIDFAKTEH